Part of the Kitasatospora sp. NBC_00374 genome is shown below.
GGGCGCTCGCGGGCGCTCTCGGGCAGGACACCGCCACGCCCTGTCCGGAACCGCTCTTGATCTTGAGCTAGTTTAACTCTAAACTACTCATCTCGGGCCACCGGGCCCGACGGACAGGAGCAGGCGAAGCGATGACCACCAACGTGCAGGACAACCCCGACCGGTCCCGGTTCGAGATCCTCGACGACGGCGAGCTCGCCGGGTTCGCCGAGTACCACCGCTCCGAGGGCGAGATCGCCTTCATCCACACCGAGATCGACGCCCGCTTCGAGGGCCGGGGCTTCGGCGGGCAGCTCGCCCGGGCCGCCCTCGACTCCGCCCGGGAGCAGGGCCTGGCCGTCCTCCCCTACTGCCCGTTCATCCGCGGCTGGCTGGGCAGGCACCCCGAGTACACCGAGCTGGTGCCGGCGGCCCGACGCGCCCGCTTCGGCCTGTAAAACCCCGCCACCCCGCTCACGGACGGACCAGGACGGACACCACGGACATGGACCACACCACCACCACAGCACCGGAGTTCGTCAGGTCGGCCGCCGCGGTCGCCACCAGCACCGGCGACGACTACCGCGTGGAGATCCGCGCCGGCCGCCACCCGCTGGCCGCCGACGAACCCGAGTCGGTCGGCGGCGCCGACACCGCGCCGACACCGATAGGCCTGCTGCTCTCCGCACTCGGCTCCTGCACCGCCATCACGCTGCGGATGTACGCCCAGCGCAAGGACTGGCCGCTGGAGACCGTCCGGGTGCACCTCGGGTACGAGAAGGGGGACGGCACCGCCCGGATCACCCGGCGCATCGACCTGCTCGGCGATCTCGACGACGGCCAGCGGGCACGTCTGCTGGACATCGCCGACCGGACGCCCGTCACCCGGGCCGTCGGCGGCGGCACACCGATCGTGTCCCTCACCTCGCACCGGGCGCCCACCCACGTCGCAGCCGCCGGAACGGAGGCCGCCGACCATGAGTGATCCCCGTCCTCCGTTCCCGGCCGCCGTCCGCG
Proteins encoded:
- a CDS encoding GNAT family N-acetyltransferase; amino-acid sequence: MTTNVQDNPDRSRFEILDDGELAGFAEYHRSEGEIAFIHTEIDARFEGRGFGGQLARAALDSAREQGLAVLPYCPFIRGWLGRHPEYTELVPAARRARFGL
- a CDS encoding OsmC family protein; translation: MDHTTTTAPEFVRSAAAVATSTGDDYRVEIRAGRHPLAADEPESVGGADTAPTPIGLLLSALGSCTAITLRMYAQRKDWPLETVRVHLGYEKGDGTARITRRIDLLGDLDDGQRARLLDIADRTPVTRAVGGGTPIVSLTSHRAPTHVAAAGTEAADHE